A section of the Constrictibacter sp. MBR-5 genome encodes:
- a CDS encoding alpha/beta hydrolase, translating to MPATTRVATPDGVSVAAYDFGGSGRAVLLIHGYSQSYLCWGKQFEGALPGRFRLAAMDLRGHGASDKPTDADAYQNGERWADDVAAVIDRLGLERPVLVGWSFGGRVLCDYVRHRGQDGISGLVYVGAATNMNRAHAGPGRASIPDMFSDELATNIEGTRGFLRACTAQPMPTDDYEVALAYNMVVPAAVRRVMMARKVDNDDVLAAIRLPTLVIHGEADTIRLPESGRHIAATVPNARSAFYPGVGHSPFYEAPERFDADLAAFVDGLK from the coding sequence ATGCCTGCCACCACACGGGTCGCCACGCCGGACGGCGTATCGGTCGCAGCCTACGATTTCGGCGGAAGCGGCCGCGCCGTGCTGCTGATCCACGGCTATTCGCAAAGTTACCTGTGCTGGGGCAAGCAATTCGAGGGCGCGCTGCCCGGCCGGTTCCGGCTGGCGGCGATGGACCTGCGCGGCCACGGCGCCTCGGACAAGCCGACGGACGCCGACGCCTATCAGAACGGCGAGCGCTGGGCCGACGACGTGGCGGCGGTGATCGACCGGCTGGGGCTGGAGCGGCCGGTGCTGGTCGGCTGGTCGTTCGGCGGGCGCGTGCTGTGCGACTACGTCCGCCACCGCGGCCAGGACGGCATTTCCGGCCTCGTCTACGTCGGGGCGGCGACGAACATGAACCGTGCCCACGCCGGACCGGGGCGGGCCTCGATCCCGGACATGTTCTCCGACGAACTGGCGACCAACATCGAGGGGACGCGCGGCTTCCTGCGCGCCTGCACGGCCCAGCCCATGCCTACCGACGATTACGAGGTGGCGCTCGCCTACAACATGGTGGTGCCGGCGGCGGTGCGGCGCGTGATGATGGCGCGCAAGGTCGACAATGACGACGTGCTCGCCGCGATCCGCCTGCCGACGCTGGTGATCCACGGCGAAGCCGACACGATCCGCCTGCCCGAGAGCGGCCGGCACATCGCGGCGACGGTGCCGAATGCGCGGAGCGCCTTCTATCCCGGGGTCGGCCACTCGCCGTTCTACGAGGCGCCGGAGCGTTTCGACGCTGACCTCGCGGCCTTCGTCGACGGGCTGAAGTAG
- a CDS encoding DUF1244 domain-containing protein: MTTDASSKSEESMRTELEAQAFRTLVQHLRDHPEVQNIDLMNLAGFCRNCLSKWYKAAAEERGVAVDYEQAREHVYGMPYEQWKKQHQSEASPEQAAKFQKAQGGH; encoded by the coding sequence ATGACCACAGACGCCAGCAGCAAGAGCGAAGAGAGCATGCGCACCGAGCTGGAGGCCCAGGCCTTCCGCACCCTGGTGCAGCATCTGCGCGACCATCCCGAGGTCCAGAACATCGACCTGATGAACCTCGCCGGCTTCTGCCGGAACTGCCTGTCGAAATGGTACAAGGCCGCCGCCGAGGAGCGCGGCGTCGCCGTCGACTACGAGCAGGCGCGCGAACACGTCTACGGGATGCCCTACGAGCAGTGGAAGAAGCAGCACCAGAGCGAGGCCTCGCCCGAGCAGGCGGCGAAGTTCCAGAAGGCGCAAGGCGGCCACTGA
- a CDS encoding uracil-DNA glycosylase family protein produces the protein MEEAAPERGLARAGGEVPEGARRPLSPRPGTEAAPDDAFASVLEELRGCRVCAAHLPLGPRPVARISATARILVVGQAPGTKVHASGLPFDDPSGDRLRSWMGVDRDTFYDVSRIAFLPSGLCYPGRDAKGGDLPPRRECAPLWHPRLRPLMPDVQLTILVGMYAHAIYLGDRRHRTLTETVEHWRDYLPDILAAPHPSWRVNMWLTKHPWFDAEVVPELRRRVAALL, from the coding sequence GTGGAAGAAGCAGCACCAGAGCGAGGCCTCGCCCGAGCAGGCGGCGAAGTTCCAGAAGGCGCAAGGCGGCCACTGAGCCCGCGACCCGGGACCGAAGCGGCACCGGACGACGCCTTCGCGTCGGTCCTGGAGGAACTGCGCGGCTGCCGCGTCTGCGCCGCGCACCTGCCGCTCGGTCCGCGGCCGGTCGCCCGCATTTCGGCGACCGCGCGCATCCTGGTCGTCGGCCAGGCGCCGGGGACGAAGGTGCACGCCAGCGGCCTGCCGTTCGACGACCCCAGCGGCGACCGGCTGCGCTCCTGGATGGGCGTCGACCGCGACACCTTCTACGACGTCTCGCGCATCGCCTTCCTGCCGTCGGGCCTGTGCTATCCGGGCCGCGACGCCAAGGGCGGCGACCTGCCGCCGCGGCGCGAATGCGCGCCCCTCTGGCATCCCCGCCTGCGCCCGCTGATGCCCGATGTGCAACTGACCATCCTGGTCGGCATGTACGCCCACGCCATCTATCTCGGCGACCGCCGCCATAGGACCCTCACGGAAACCGTCGAACACTGGCGCGACTACCTCCCCGACATCCTCGCCGCCCCGCACCCCAGCTGGCGCGTGAACATGTGGCTGACGAAGCACCCCTGGTTCGACGCCGAGGTGGTGCCGGAACTGCGGCGGCGCGTGGCGGCGCTGCTGTGA
- the dctP gene encoding TRAP transporter substrate-binding protein DctP, protein MVLFNGVRLAAFGLAGGMAFAASTATAQDVQWELSVWGPPRAYTKSVETLASEVEEKSGGKFKIRVHYAEAISPAKENLDGVKLGAFEAASFCASYHPGKNPAMTGLDLPFLPVAKGLDNVYKLQDTYYQHPIVQKEMQRWNAIAFMPTPLPQYEFMGTGKAPETLEDWKSMRVRALGGLGEAMRELGAVPTSVPAPEIYTSLERGMINAAAAAYTYMHGSYRLYEVSKWYTDGLSPGTINCGLIFNRDAWQALPENYRQMLTEAKPKAYEAMKAAYLEADAKNEPLFEEKGLKRLTYTAEQRAEFEKLAAKPVWERWAAEMKSKNLPGQELLDFILAEARKTGS, encoded by the coding sequence ATGGTTTTGTTCAACGGTGTTCGCCTGGCCGCCTTCGGGCTGGCCGGCGGCATGGCCTTCGCCGCGTCGACGGCGACGGCGCAGGACGTCCAGTGGGAACTGTCGGTGTGGGGACCGCCCCGCGCCTATACGAAGAGCGTCGAGACGCTCGCCTCGGAGGTCGAGGAGAAGAGCGGCGGCAAGTTCAAGATCCGCGTCCACTATGCCGAGGCGATCTCGCCGGCCAAGGAGAACCTCGACGGCGTCAAGCTCGGCGCGTTCGAGGCGGCGTCCTTCTGCGCCTCCTACCACCCCGGCAAGAACCCGGCGATGACCGGCCTCGACCTGCCGTTCCTGCCGGTCGCGAAGGGCCTGGACAACGTCTACAAGCTCCAGGACACCTATTACCAGCATCCCATCGTCCAGAAGGAGATGCAGCGCTGGAACGCCATCGCGTTCATGCCGACGCCGCTGCCGCAGTACGAGTTCATGGGCACCGGCAAGGCGCCCGAGACGCTCGAAGACTGGAAGAGCATGCGCGTGCGTGCGCTGGGCGGCCTCGGCGAGGCGATGCGCGAACTGGGCGCCGTGCCGACCTCGGTGCCGGCACCGGAGATCTACACCTCGCTCGAACGCGGCATGATCAATGCCGCGGCCGCCGCCTACACCTACATGCACGGCTCGTACCGCCTGTACGAGGTCAGCAAGTGGTACACGGACGGCCTGTCGCCGGGCACGATCAACTGCGGCCTGATCTTCAACCGCGACGCCTGGCAGGCGCTGCCCGAGAACTACCGCCAGATGCTGACCGAGGCGAAGCCGAAGGCCTATGAGGCGATGAAGGCGGCCTATCTGGAGGCCGACGCGAAGAACGAGCCGCTGTTCGAGGAGAAGGGCCTGAAGCGCCTGACCTACACCGCCGAGCAGCGTGCCGAGTTCGAGAAGCTGGCGGCCAAGCCGGTCTGGGAACGCTGGGCGGCCGAGATGAAGAGCAAGAACCTGCCGGGGCAGGAACTGCTGGACTTCATCCTCGCCGAGGCCCGTAAGACCGGGTCGTAA
- the ctaD gene encoding cytochrome c oxidase subunit I, whose translation MSDTTAPVETRERMGPTARHRRLARVWSNPPWPASASAVSHTILGKRFIATSLVFFLIGGILAMLIRAQLATSGSGFLDRDLYNQIFTMHGTVMMFLFAIPLIEGVAVYLLPKMLGARDLAFPRLTAFGYWCYLFGGSILIGALALGLAPDSGWFMYTPLSSRPFTPGVNADVWLLGVTFVEISAICAAVEIAVSILSLRTAGMSLDRMPLFAWYMLVTVMMMLVGFPPLIFGSLILELERAFDWPFFDAARGGDPLLWQHLFWLFGHPEVYIIFLPAAGVVSTLIPVFAGRPIVGYTAIVASAVTIGFISFGLWVHHMFTVGIPHLAQALFSAASMLIAIPTAVQFFAWIATLWLGRPRLELPMLYLFGFLTVFVAGGLTGVMLALVPFNWQVHDTQFVVAHLHYVLVGGFLFPMMAGFYYWFPNATGRTTFGGLGKIAFWLIFVGFNLTFLVMHLTGLLGMPRRVSDYPAGMGWDVPNLVSSFGGFVMAIGFATLLLDLVLSWFLGPRTVRNPWRAGTLEWATARPPPLYNFASQPRVADREPLWTDPALPGAVAAGRHLLPGDDAEQQESLGVDMISGAPRHVVVLPRPSWLPLYAGLAMSVFFLCFLTGLYWAAPAGLLLALGVFLRWAWVNGERRDPPLRCLGDGAALPLHHVAKDAPGWLGLIFSLVADGTFLASLLFGYVYLLFIAPGPPAVLAEPALLLPAAAAAALLLLAVLPHLALSANRRGAGRTQAALLAAAALAALAATGLAAAAAAMHLPPPTVHAAAAIAAVGMGYLCFHSGLALVLAGFAVARARAGFVSPLRNLDLRILALWADYTAVAGLVLLGAVFGVPALEAR comes from the coding sequence ATGAGCGACACGACCGCCCCGGTCGAGACGAGGGAACGGATGGGGCCGACGGCGCGCCACCGCCGGCTCGCCCGCGTCTGGTCGAATCCACCCTGGCCGGCGAGCGCTTCGGCGGTCAGCCACACCATCCTGGGCAAGCGATTCATCGCCACGTCGCTGGTGTTCTTCCTGATCGGCGGCATCCTGGCGATGCTCATCCGCGCGCAGCTCGCCACGTCGGGCAGCGGCTTCCTCGATCGCGACCTCTACAACCAGATCTTCACGATGCACGGCACCGTGATGATGTTCCTGTTCGCCATCCCGCTGATCGAGGGCGTGGCGGTCTACCTGCTGCCGAAGATGCTGGGTGCCCGTGACCTCGCCTTCCCGCGGCTGACCGCCTTCGGCTACTGGTGCTACCTGTTCGGCGGCTCGATCCTGATCGGCGCGCTCGCCCTCGGCCTCGCGCCCGACAGCGGCTGGTTCATGTACACGCCGTTGTCGAGCCGGCCGTTCACGCCGGGCGTCAACGCCGACGTCTGGCTGCTGGGCGTGACCTTCGTCGAGATCTCGGCGATCTGTGCGGCGGTCGAGATCGCCGTCTCCATCCTCAGCCTGCGCACCGCCGGCATGTCGCTCGATCGCATGCCGCTGTTCGCCTGGTACATGCTGGTCACGGTCATGATGATGCTGGTCGGCTTCCCGCCGCTCATCTTCGGCAGCCTGATCCTAGAGCTGGAGCGGGCGTTCGACTGGCCGTTCTTCGACGCGGCGCGCGGCGGCGATCCACTGCTCTGGCAGCATCTGTTCTGGCTGTTCGGCCACCCGGAGGTCTACATCATCTTCCTGCCGGCGGCGGGTGTGGTCTCGACGTTGATCCCGGTCTTCGCCGGCCGGCCGATCGTAGGCTACACGGCCATCGTCGCCAGCGCCGTCACCATCGGCTTCATCAGCTTCGGCCTGTGGGTCCACCACATGTTCACGGTGGGCATTCCGCATCTGGCGCAGGCCCTCTTCTCCGCCGCCAGCATGCTGATCGCGATCCCGACGGCGGTACAGTTCTTCGCCTGGATCGCCACCCTGTGGCTGGGCCGGCCGCGGCTCGAGCTGCCCATGCTCTACCTCTTCGGCTTCCTCACGGTCTTCGTCGCCGGCGGCCTCACCGGGGTGATGCTGGCGCTGGTGCCGTTCAACTGGCAGGTGCACGACACGCAGTTCGTCGTGGCGCACCTGCACTACGTGCTGGTCGGCGGGTTCCTCTTCCCGATGATGGCGGGCTTCTACTACTGGTTCCCGAACGCAACCGGCCGCACCACCTTCGGCGGCCTCGGCAAGATCGCCTTCTGGCTGATCTTCGTCGGCTTCAATCTGACCTTCCTCGTCATGCACCTGACCGGCCTGCTCGGCATGCCGCGCCGCGTTTCCGACTATCCGGCGGGGATGGGCTGGGACGTGCCCAACCTCGTCTCCTCCTTCGGTGGCTTCGTCATGGCGATCGGCTTCGCGACCCTGCTGCTCGACCTGGTGCTGAGCTGGTTCCTGGGGCCGCGGACGGTGCGCAATCCGTGGCGGGCGGGCACGCTGGAATGGGCCACGGCGCGGCCGCCGCCGCTCTACAATTTCGCCAGCCAGCCGCGCGTCGCCGATCGGGAACCGCTCTGGACGGACCCGGCGCTGCCCGGCGCGGTGGCGGCCGGCCGACACCTGCTGCCGGGCGACGACGCCGAACAGCAGGAGTCGCTGGGCGTCGACATGATCTCCGGCGCGCCGCGCCACGTGGTCGTCCTGCCGCGGCCGAGCTGGTTGCCGCTCTATGCCGGCCTCGCCATGTCGGTCTTCTTCCTCTGCTTCCTGACCGGCCTCTACTGGGCGGCGCCCGCGGGCCTGCTGCTGGCGCTCGGCGTCTTCCTGCGCTGGGCATGGGTGAACGGCGAGCGCCGCGACCCGCCGCTGCGCTGCCTGGGCGACGGCGCGGCGCTGCCGTTGCACCATGTGGCGAAGGATGCGCCGGGCTGGCTCGGGCTGATCTTCTCGCTGGTCGCCGACGGGACGTTCCTCGCCTCGCTGCTGTTCGGCTATGTCTATCTGCTGTTCATCGCGCCGGGCCCGCCGGCGGTGCTGGCGGAGCCGGCCCTGCTGCTGCCGGCCGCGGCGGCGGCCGCCCTGCTGCTGCTGGCCGTCCTGCCGCATCTGGCGCTGTCGGCCAACAGGCGGGGCGCCGGGCGGACGCAGGCCGCGCTGCTTGCCGCCGCGGCGCTGGCGGCGCTGGCGGCGACCGGTCTGGCGGCGGCCGCCGCGGCGATGCACCTGCCGCCGCCGACCGTGCACGCCGCCGCGGCGATCGCGGCCGTCGGCATGGGCTATCTGTGCTTCCATAGCGGCCTCGCCCTCGTCCTCGCCGGCTTCGCCGTCGCGCGCGCCCGTGCCGGCTTCGTGTCGCCGCTGCGCAACCTCGACCTGCGCATTCTGGCACTCTGGGCCGACTACACGGCGGTCGCCGGCCTCGTCCTGCTGGGCGCCGTCTTCGGCGTGCCCGCCCTGGAGGCCCGATGA
- a CDS encoding DUF2231 domain-containing protein, which translates to MERFADAEALGAPTNVAVIRHPLHPMMANFPIAFLLTVIASDLAFLYFGDPFWARLSLWLVGAGTVMGVAAGVAGTVELLSVKRIRRRTASWSHFVSAVMLLSASAANWGWRIGAPEEAILPWGIVLSAMCFMLVGMAGWLGGVLVFEHRVGVLEEEEA; encoded by the coding sequence ATGGAGCGATTTGCCGACGCGGAGGCGCTCGGCGCCCCGACGAACGTTGCGGTGATCCGTCACCCGCTGCACCCGATGATGGCGAATTTCCCGATCGCGTTCCTGCTGACGGTCATCGCGAGCGATCTCGCCTTCCTGTATTTCGGCGATCCGTTCTGGGCGCGCCTGTCCCTCTGGCTGGTAGGCGCCGGGACGGTCATGGGCGTCGCCGCCGGCGTGGCAGGCACGGTGGAACTCCTGTCGGTGAAGCGCATCCGACGCAGGACGGCAAGCTGGAGCCACTTCGTCTCGGCGGTCATGCTGCTCTCCGCCTCCGCCGCCAACTGGGGCTGGCGGATCGGTGCGCCCGAGGAGGCGATCCTGCCATGGGGCATCGTGCTGTCGGCGATGTGCTTCATGCTCGTCGGGATGGCGGGGTGGCTGGGCGGCGTTCTGGTCTTCGAGCACCGGGTCGGCGTGCTCGAGGAGGAAGAGGCATAG
- a CDS encoding CopD family protein: MAALIPWLKTVHIAALIVWCACLFALPALYAGFPDLRDPRGMLRHRAMARFTFIAIASPAAVIAIIAGTLLIHPTGSYAGWLVLKLGVVAMMVFFHVVCGRIVVMLHDHPRAWAAGTHRSLLAVPLILIPTVLFLVLAKPL; encoded by the coding sequence ATGGCGGCGCTGATACCATGGCTCAAGACCGTTCACATCGCCGCGCTGATCGTCTGGTGCGCATGTCTGTTCGCGCTGCCGGCGCTCTATGCGGGCTTTCCGGACCTGCGCGACCCGCGCGGCATGCTGCGCCACCGGGCGATGGCGCGCTTCACCTTCATCGCCATCGCATCGCCGGCGGCGGTGATCGCGATCATCGCGGGAACGCTGCTCATCCATCCGACGGGCTCCTATGCCGGCTGGCTGGTGCTGAAGCTGGGCGTCGTGGCGATGATGGTGTTCTTCCACGTCGTCTGCGGGCGCATCGTGGTGATGCTGCACGATCATCCGCGCGCGTGGGCGGCAGGGACGCATCGGTCGCTGCTCGCGGTGCCGCTGATCCTCATTCCGACGGTGCTGTTCCTCGTCCTGGCGAAGCCGCTGTGA
- the cobD gene encoding threonine-phosphate decarboxylase CobD — protein MNGPIPHGGDLTAARARFPGRSDWLDLSTGINPWPYPLPRLDAAAWTRLPDAGRTADTEQAADAFYGAPPGSALAVPGTQAALQLLPALRPPSRMAVVGFTYQEHARCWRRAGHAVTETPSLAEAVAAADVVVAVNPNNPDGTGLDPSDLLRARAALAARGGWLVVDEAFGETRPELGVAGACGAPGLIVLRSFGKFFGHAGIRLGFVLADADTQAGLRDALGPWAVSGPALELGRIALADRPWATGTRLRLRAAADRLAGLLSATGLRVVGGTPLFVLAATEDAAGLHERLMQHGIMVRRFDERPHWLRFGLPPDADAEQRLRACLAAYA, from the coding sequence ATGAACGGACCCATCCCGCACGGCGGCGACCTCACCGCCGCCCGCGCCCGCTTCCCCGGCCGGAGCGACTGGCTGGACCTGTCGACCGGCATCAATCCATGGCCCTACCCCCTGCCCCGGCTGGACGCCGCCGCGTGGACACGCCTGCCGGACGCCGGACGGACAGCCGACACCGAGCAGGCCGCCGACGCCTTCTACGGCGCGCCGCCCGGCAGCGCCCTCGCCGTGCCCGGCACCCAGGCCGCCCTGCAGCTGCTGCCGGCGCTGCGGCCGCCCAGCCGCATGGCGGTGGTCGGCTTCACCTATCAGGAACACGCCCGCTGCTGGCGGCGCGCCGGCCATGCCGTAACGGAGACGCCGTCGCTGGCGGAAGCCGTCGCCGCGGCGGACGTCGTCGTGGCGGTCAATCCGAACAATCCCGACGGCACCGGTCTGGATCCGTCCGACCTGCTGCGGGCCCGCGCCGCGCTCGCCGCCCGCGGCGGCTGGCTGGTGGTCGACGAGGCGTTCGGCGAGACCCGGCCCGAACTCGGCGTGGCCGGCGCCTGCGGCGCGCCAGGGCTGATCGTCCTCCGCTCCTTCGGCAAGTTCTTCGGCCACGCCGGCATCCGCCTCGGATTCGTCCTGGCGGATGCAGACACGCAGGCAGGCTTGCGCGACGCCCTCGGCCCGTGGGCCGTCTCCGGCCCGGCGCTGGAACTGGGCCGGATCGCCCTCGCCGACCGCCCCTGGGCCACCGGCACGCGCCTTCGGCTGCGTGCCGCGGCCGACCGGCTCGCCGGCCTGCTGTCGGCAACGGGCCTGCGCGTCGTGGGCGGTACGCCGCTCTTCGTCCTCGCCGCGACCGAAGACGCGGCTGGACTGCACGAACGCCTCATGCAGCACGGCATCATGGTCCGCCGCTTCGACGAGCGGCCGCACTGGCTCCGCTTCGGCCTGCCGCCGGATGCCGATGCCGAACAGCGGCTGCGCGCCTGCCTCGCCGCCTACGCGTGA
- a CDS encoding ABC transporter ATP-binding protein — translation MPLLDVSHLRIEFPTRRGLLTAVDDVSFSIDEGEVLGVVGESGAGKSLTGMSIIGLLEPPGRIAGGEIRFEGRRIDNLPYEELRRIRGKQIGAIFQDPLTSLNPLYSIGEQLIETIQTHTDLSAAAARKRAIEMLGEVGIPSPQSRIDNYPHQFSGGMRQRVVIALALCVNPRLVIADEPTTALDVSIQAQIIALLKRLCRDHGTAVMLVTHDMGVIAETADRVAVMYAGRVAEIGPVRDVIKAPKHPYTVGLMASIPTLTHDVERLAQIEGSMPRLNAIPPGCAFNPRCPHAFDRCRVKRPDLMATGGASVASCWLYDRQPASAEAP, via the coding sequence ATGCCGCTGCTCGACGTCTCCCACCTGCGGATCGAGTTCCCGACGCGGCGCGGCCTGCTGACGGCGGTCGACGACGTCTCCTTTTCGATCGACGAAGGCGAGGTGCTGGGCGTCGTCGGCGAATCGGGCGCGGGCAAGTCGCTGACCGGCATGTCGATCATCGGCCTGCTGGAGCCGCCGGGCCGCATCGCCGGCGGGGAGATCCGCTTCGAGGGCCGGCGGATCGACAACCTGCCCTACGAGGAACTGCGCCGGATCCGCGGCAAGCAGATCGGCGCCATCTTCCAGGACCCGCTGACCAGCCTCAACCCGCTCTACTCGATCGGCGAGCAGCTGATCGAGACGATCCAGACCCACACCGACCTGTCGGCGGCGGCGGCGCGCAAGCGCGCCATCGAGATGCTTGGCGAGGTCGGCATCCCGTCGCCGCAGAGCCGCATCGACAACTATCCGCACCAGTTCTCCGGCGGCATGCGCCAGCGCGTCGTGATCGCGCTGGCACTCTGCGTCAATCCGCGGCTGGTCATCGCCGACGAGCCGACGACGGCGCTCGACGTGTCGATCCAGGCGCAGATCATCGCCCTGCTGAAGCGGCTCTGCCGCGACCACGGCACGGCGGTCATGCTGGTGACCCACGACATGGGCGTGATCGCCGAGACGGCGGATCGGGTGGCGGTGATGTATGCCGGCCGGGTCGCCGAGATCGGGCCGGTGCGCGACGTCATCAAGGCGCCGAAGCACCCCTATACGGTCGGCCTTATGGCCTCGATCCCGACGCTGACGCACGATGTCGAGCGGCTGGCGCAGATCGAGGGGTCGATGCCGCGCCTCAACGCGATCCCGCCGGGCTGCGCCTTCAACCCGCGCTGCCCGCATGCCTTCGACCGGTGCCGGGTCAAGCGGCCGGACCTGATGGCGACGGGCGGTGCCAGCGTCGCCTCCTGCTGGCTCTACGATCGGCAGCCGGCTTCGGCAGAGGCGCCCTGA
- a CDS encoding ABC transporter permease: MAASGSDPGDGGAPVTAGRPGRLARLFGSDLFYSFRRSPLVVIAALITVTYFLGAGLAQWVAPHDPFNPATLNLMDAFTPPAWTAEGQATFALGTDDQGRDLLSAIMYGTRISLVVGFAAILFAVVLGVGLGVIAGYVGGFFETMVMRAADVQLTIPGILVALMVNGAARAALPSYAVDDLAIYVLIFAIGISDWPQFARVTRSATMVEKNREYVAAAQVIGVHPMVIMFRHVLPNVMGPVLVLATIGLALAIIAEATLSFLGVGVPPTTPSLGTLIRVGNDFLFSGEWWITLFPALALVLLVLSVNLLGDWLRDALNPKLR, from the coding sequence ATGGCGGCTTCCGGCTCCGACCCCGGCGATGGCGGCGCACCCGTGACCGCTGGTCGTCCCGGCCGCCTGGCGCGCCTCTTCGGCAGCGACCTGTTCTACAGCTTCCGGCGCTCGCCGCTGGTGGTGATCGCCGCGCTGATCACGGTGACCTATTTCCTCGGCGCCGGGCTGGCGCAGTGGGTGGCGCCGCACGACCCGTTCAATCCGGCGACACTCAACCTGATGGACGCCTTCACGCCGCCGGCCTGGACGGCGGAAGGGCAGGCGACGTTCGCGCTCGGCACCGACGACCAGGGCAGGGACCTGCTGTCGGCCATCATGTACGGCACGCGCATCTCGCTGGTCGTGGGCTTCGCCGCCATCCTGTTCGCGGTGGTGCTGGGGGTCGGGCTCGGCGTGATCGCCGGCTATGTCGGCGGCTTCTTCGAGACGATGGTGATGCGTGCCGCCGACGTGCAGCTGACGATTCCGGGTATCCTGGTGGCGCTGATGGTCAACGGCGCGGCGCGTGCCGCACTGCCGTCCTATGCGGTGGACGACCTGGCGATCTACGTCCTGATCTTCGCCATCGGCATCTCCGACTGGCCGCAGTTCGCGCGCGTCACGCGCAGCGCCACGATGGTCGAGAAGAACCGCGAATATGTGGCGGCGGCACAGGTGATCGGCGTCCACCCGATGGTCATCATGTTTCGCCACGTCCTGCCGAACGTGATGGGGCCGGTGCTGGTGCTGGCGACGATCGGGCTGGCGCTCGCGATCATCGCCGAGGCGACACTCTCCTTCCTGGGCGTCGGCGTGCCGCCGACAACGCCATCGCTCGGCACGCTGATCCGCGTCGGCAACGACTTTCTCTTCTCCGGCGAGTGGTGGATCACGCTGTTCCCGGCGCTCGCCCTGGTCCTGCTCGTGCTGTCGGTCAACCTGCTGGGCGACTGGCTGCGCGACGCCCTCAACCCGAAGCTCCGCTGA
- a CDS encoding ABC transporter permease codes for MLAFVIRRLIQAVVVVLVVAFLSFLLFNFVGDPVNNMVGQDASIADREEMREALGLNDPLIVRFAHYVLNAVQGDFGMSLRLQRRVGTLIVERMPATLELVAASAVLALSIGIGLGVFTGIKRSHWLSRVILTVSLIGVSLPTFVIGICLIYVFSVLLGWLPSFGRGETVNIGGWSTGFLTASGWQAIIMPAITLSLFQMTLILRLVRTEMLEVMRTDFIKFARARGLSNRAINFGHALRNTLVPVITIAGLNIGSLIAFSIITETVFQWPGMGFLFIQAVQFADIPVMAAYLSLVAVVFVSINMIVDLAYYAIDPRLRATVGRGR; via the coding sequence ATGCTGGCATTCGTCATCAGGCGGCTCATCCAGGCGGTCGTCGTCGTCCTGGTCGTGGCGTTCCTCTCGTTCCTGCTGTTCAACTTCGTCGGCGACCCGGTCAACAACATGGTCGGGCAGGACGCTTCGATCGCCGACCGGGAGGAGATGCGCGAGGCGCTCGGGCTCAACGATCCGCTGATCGTCCGCTTCGCCCATTACGTCCTGAATGCGGTCCAGGGCGATTTCGGCATGTCGCTCAGGCTGCAGCGCCGGGTCGGGACGCTGATCGTCGAGCGGATGCCGGCCACCCTCGAACTGGTGGCGGCGTCGGCCGTCCTGGCGCTGAGCATCGGCATAGGCCTGGGCGTCTTCACAGGCATCAAGCGGTCGCACTGGCTGAGCCGCGTGATCCTGACGGTGTCGCTGATCGGCGTGTCGCTGCCGACCTTCGTCATCGGCATCTGCCTGATCTACGTCTTTTCCGTGTTGCTGGGCTGGCTGCCATCCTTCGGGCGGGGCGAGACCGTGAACATCGGCGGCTGGTCGACCGGCTTCCTGACCGCAAGCGGCTGGCAGGCGATCATCATGCCCGCCATTACGCTCAGCCTGTTCCAGATGACGCTGATCCTGCGCCTCGTGCGCACCGAGATGCTGGAGGTCATGCGCACCGACTTCATCAAGTTCGCGCGCGCCCGCGGCCTCTCCAACCGGGCGATCAATTTCGGCCATGCGCTGCGCAACACGCTGGTGCCGGTGATCACCATCGCCGGCCTGAACATCGGCTCGCTGATCGCCTTCTCGATCATCACCGAGACGGTGTTCCAGTGGCCGGGGATGGGCTTCCTGTTCATCCAGGCGGTCCAGTTCGCCGACATTCCCGTCATGGCGGCCTATCTGTCGCTGGTCGCCGTCGTGTTCGTCTCGATCAACATGATCGTCGACCTCGCCTACTACGCGATCGACCCGCGCCTGCGCGCCACCGTCGGGCGGGGGCGCTGA